One part of the Clostridium thermosuccinogenes genome encodes these proteins:
- the thpR gene encoding RNA 2',3'-cyclic phosphodiesterase: MRAFIGVDFSKEMKAAISSLQDRLKPYASYGRWKYIDNFHLTLKFLDEINDGKVDEIGGRLKIICQENKQFVLNVNEIGKFQGKSDLRVLWLGLGGDLDKLNRLQQDIENGMHSLGFSKEKRPYVPHITIAQDILFTVDFRQVMKIAAEMSFPEISVEKVCLFKSEQIGRKRVYTPIREYALG; this comes from the coding sequence ATGAGAGCATTTATTGGTGTTGATTTTAGCAAAGAAATGAAAGCTGCCATAAGCAGTCTGCAGGATAGATTAAAGCCCTATGCTTCCTATGGAAGATGGAAATATATTGATAATTTTCATCTTACACTGAAATTCCTGGATGAAATAAATGACGGGAAAGTGGATGAGATAGGAGGCCGGTTGAAGATCATCTGCCAAGAAAACAAGCAGTTTGTCTTAAATGTGAATGAAATCGGAAAGTTCCAGGGAAAGAGCGATCTGAGAGTCCTCTGGCTGGGCCTGGGTGGCGATTTGGACAAACTTAACAGGCTTCAGCAGGATATTGAAAACGGGATGCATTCCCTCGGATTTTCAAAGGAGAAAAGGCCATATGTTCCTCATATTACAATAGCACAGGATATTTTGTTTACGGTGGATTTCAGACAAGTAATGAAGATTGCCGCAGAAATGAGTTTTCCTGAAATTTCAGTAGAAAAGGTATGTTTGTTCAAAAGTGAGCAAATAGGAAGGAAACGGGTTTATACGCCTATCCGGGAATATGCTCTTGGATAG
- a CDS encoding LacI family DNA-binding transcriptional regulator — protein sequence MTNIQDVAKVAGVSVATVSRVLNNSSSVSAKTRENVLKAIKELNYQPNLLGRNLRRMEARMILVLLPNISNPFYSRVVKGIEDVARKNDYFIMLCNTDSDASQEKLYLKLLKNRLSDGVIFLAPELKKEELSEIGINYPTVQCCEYKEGARVSHVTIDNYAAGYNAVKHLIDLGHKRIGLISCRNNFVSTKQREAGYRKALEDSGIDFDSRLITYGDYSFMSGMRCARQLLDLEGGVTAIFAISDVMAIGAMRAVKEKNMSVPKDIAVVGFDNISFASMSDPMLTTISQPKYEIGCTAMNLLLEQIKGSIKESRHIVLEHELIVRESTVGHSMNN from the coding sequence ATGACCAATATTCAGGATGTGGCAAAAGTGGCAGGTGTTTCAGTAGCTACCGTATCCAGAGTGCTAAACAACAGCAGCTCTGTCTCTGCCAAAACCCGGGAAAACGTTCTGAAAGCCATTAAAGAGCTAAACTATCAGCCAAATCTCCTGGGAAGAAACTTAAGAAGAATGGAAGCAAGAATGATATTGGTTCTCCTGCCCAATATATCCAATCCCTTTTATTCGAGGGTTGTCAAGGGAATTGAGGATGTTGCCCGGAAAAACGATTATTTTATAATGTTGTGCAATACCGATTCCGATGCATCCCAGGAAAAATTGTACCTTAAGCTTCTTAAAAACAGGCTTTCCGATGGCGTGATATTTTTAGCACCGGAATTGAAAAAAGAAGAGCTTTCCGAGATAGGAATCAATTATCCTACGGTGCAGTGCTGTGAATATAAAGAAGGAGCTAGAGTCTCCCATGTCACAATTGACAATTATGCAGCAGGTTATAATGCAGTAAAGCATTTAATAGATTTGGGCCATAAGAGAATAGGCTTGATAAGCTGTAGAAATAATTTTGTTTCCACAAAGCAAAGGGAAGCAGGTTACAGAAAGGCTCTGGAAGATTCAGGGATAGATTTCGACAGCCGGTTGATTACTTATGGCGATTACAGCTTCATGAGCGGTATGCGGTGTGCAAGACAGTTATTGGATCTGGAAGGCGGTGTTACTGCCATATTCGCCATTTCCGATGTCATGGCAATCGGCGCCATGAGGGCAGTAAAGGAAAAAAACATGAGTGTTCCTAAAGATATTGCTGTAGTCGGGTTTGACAATATAAGCTTTGCATCCATGAGCGACCCGATGCTCACAACTATCTCCCAGCCTAAGTACGAGATTGGATGTACTGCCATGAATCTCCTGCTGGAGCAGATAAAAGGCAGCATAAAGGAATCACGGCACATTGTGCTGGAGCATGAACTGATAGTTAGGGAATCAACTGTCGGACATTCAATGAATAATTGA
- a CDS encoding CapA family protein, with product MKFKILLAIMVVTSIVSLSLAAFLFFVFSTMDVKPAYETAVETQPLQSDDSVSEVTADEEGAAGEPVKEGEEPAETDTSGTGTTESDTAEAGTSEAPFLEDPLKIVVVGDINLGRGVKIWVEKQEKRYIYPFEEVVGIFNQNDVVFGNLEEPITASTKGLAGIDEGGKYVLKNDPEAIEGIKYAGFNILSLANNHILDYYEQGLFDTMKILDENGIAYAGAGRNLEEARKPAVLEKKGLKIGMLAYTDMAEVLYKGNPPLRFLAGEDSSGVAPTKKDYIMEDIAKYKDIFDILIVSLHWGVEYSYEPTENQIGLAHEIIDSGADMIIGHHTHRCQGVEIYKGKPIFYSLGNFLFDQNNPLNQESFIFEMEIKNRKLTALSGTPFKIINKSRIVPQKGEDALIMLERERSLSEKLNTPSRIENDKLVFDIN from the coding sequence ATGAAATTTAAAATTCTTTTAGCAATAATGGTGGTTACTTCAATAGTATCCTTAAGCCTTGCCGCATTTCTGTTTTTCGTTTTTTCTACAATGGACGTCAAGCCGGCTTATGAAACAGCAGTGGAAACTCAGCCTCTTCAAAGCGATGATTCGGTTTCAGAGGTAACGGCAGATGAAGAGGGAGCAGCCGGAGAGCCTGTCAAAGAGGGTGAAGAACCCGCTGAAACTGATACTTCTGGAACTGGCACTACTGAATCTGATACCGCTGAAGCTGGTACTTCCGAAGCGCCTTTTCTCGAAGACCCCCTCAAAATCGTGGTAGTAGGGGATATAAATCTGGGAAGGGGAGTAAAGATATGGGTTGAAAAGCAGGAAAAAAGGTATATCTATCCCTTTGAAGAGGTAGTAGGCATTTTTAATCAAAATGATGTCGTATTCGGTAATCTGGAAGAGCCTATAACTGCCAGCACCAAAGGTCTCGCCGGCATAGATGAGGGTGGAAAGTATGTGTTAAAAAATGATCCGGAGGCAATTGAAGGCATAAAATACGCTGGCTTCAACATCCTCAGCCTGGCAAACAACCATATTCTGGACTATTATGAGCAGGGTCTTTTCGATACAATGAAAATCCTTGATGAAAACGGAATAGCTTATGCAGGAGCCGGTAGAAATCTTGAAGAGGCGAGGAAGCCCGCTGTCCTGGAAAAAAAAGGCCTAAAAATCGGTATGCTGGCATATACTGATATGGCGGAAGTTCTGTATAAGGGAAATCCGCCTCTTAGGTTCCTTGCAGGGGAGGATTCGTCAGGAGTAGCTCCCACAAAAAAAGATTACATTATGGAGGATATAGCCAAATATAAAGACATTTTTGATATTCTAATAGTTTCACTTCACTGGGGAGTTGAATATAGCTATGAACCGACAGAAAATCAAATCGGACTTGCTCATGAGATCATAGACAGCGGCGCGGATATGATTATAGGGCATCATACCCACAGGTGCCAGGGAGTGGAAATATATAAGGGCAAACCCATTTTCTACAGCCTTGGAAATTTCCTGTTTGATCAGAACAATCCTTTGAATCAGGAGAGCTTCATTTTCGAAATGGAAATAAAAAATCGCAAGCTGACTGCTTTGTCCGGCACTCCCTTTAAAATAATCAATAAATCCCGCATTGTACCTCAAAAGGGAGAGGATGCCCTTATAATGCTTGAAAGGGAGAGGAGCCTTTCGGAAAAGCTCAATACGCCAAGCCGTATTGAAAATGACAAATTGGTTTTTGATATCAATTGA
- a CDS encoding ThuA domain-containing protein, with product MIRVTVWNEYRHEKHDSKIAEVYPEGIHGAIANYLKQDQELEVRTATLDEEDHGLTDEVLNNTDVLIWWGHVAHHEVRDDIVEKIHKRVLCGMGFIALHSAHLSKPFVRLMGTSCTLKWREIGENERLWVVEPSHPIAEGIGEYIDIEHEEMYGERFDIPAPDTLVFIGWFKGGEVFRSGCCYHRGNGKVFYFQPGHESFPIYYNPDILRIIKNAVKWARPIKMLSELTCPNVEPLEKV from the coding sequence ATGATAAGAGTTACTGTATGGAATGAATACAGGCATGAAAAGCATGACAGCAAAATTGCCGAGGTTTATCCTGAAGGAATACATGGCGCAATAGCAAACTACTTAAAACAGGATCAGGAGCTGGAAGTCAGGACTGCTACCCTGGATGAGGAAGACCATGGACTTACCGACGAAGTGCTGAACAATACGGATGTATTGATATGGTGGGGACATGTAGCTCACCATGAGGTAAGGGATGACATCGTAGAAAAGATTCATAAAAGAGTGCTTTGCGGAATGGGATTTATAGCTCTTCATTCAGCTCATCTCTCCAAGCCTTTTGTTAGACTGATGGGCACCAGCTGTACTCTAAAATGGCGTGAAATTGGTGAAAACGAAAGGCTATGGGTAGTTGAACCATCTCACCCGATTGCAGAAGGAATAGGCGAGTATATTGATATCGAACATGAAGAGATGTATGGTGAAAGGTTTGATATACCTGCACCGGACACTCTGGTATTCATCGGATGGTTTAAAGGTGGAGAAGTGTTCAGAAGCGGCTGCTGCTATCACCGCGGAAATGGTAAAGTATTTTATTTCCAGCCTGGACATGAGTCCTTTCCAATATACTACAATCCGGATATCTTAAGAATAATCAAAAATGCAGTAAAGTGGGCAAGGCCTATAAAAATGCTTTCCGAACTGACTTGTCCAAATGTTGAGCCTTTGGAAAAGGTATAA